From Verrucomicrobiota bacterium, one genomic window encodes:
- a CDS encoding DUF1080 domain-containing protein produces MRNLFLWLGLVVCAWPTLAAERKFDFNELALNKPPPGFRSTVSGEGGPGDWKVIQDEVPPLLPPLSPNAPGVTKRAVLAQLAQDPTDEHFPMLILDGETYGDFTLTTRFKTMDGKVEQMAGVAFRIQDEKNYYVVRASSAGNTFRFYKVVNGQRGQIIGPAVQISRGVWHELTVECKGNQIRCLLNGKELIPTLTDNSFSSGKVGFWTKSDSVCYFTDTKVTFTPREVFAQVLVRETCKKYPRLLGLEIYAQAGAPTQLRLIASKKEKEVGRPGGKTEQDVIERGIIYYGKEQASCSVVMPLRDQNGDAMAAARVTMKSFPGQTEESAIIRAVPIIKEMQARLTSAKELAE; encoded by the coding sequence ATGCGAAACCTATTTCTTTGGCTGGGGCTGGTAGTCTGTGCGTGGCCGACTCTCGCCGCCGAACGCAAGTTTGATTTCAACGAACTGGCATTGAACAAACCACCGCCCGGCTTCCGCAGCACGGTTTCCGGCGAAGGCGGGCCGGGAGACTGGAAGGTCATTCAGGATGAGGTGCCGCCGTTGCTGCCGCCGCTCTCGCCCAATGCCCCCGGTGTCACCAAGCGGGCGGTGCTGGCGCAACTGGCGCAAGACCCCACGGACGAGCATTTCCCGATGTTGATTCTTGATGGAGAAACGTACGGAGATTTTACATTGACGACCCGTTTCAAGACAATGGATGGGAAAGTGGAACAGATGGCGGGCGTGGCGTTTCGGATCCAGGATGAAAAGAATTACTATGTCGTGCGCGCCAGTTCGGCAGGGAATACCTTCCGATTCTACAAGGTGGTCAACGGTCAGCGCGGTCAGATCATCGGCCCGGCCGTGCAGATATCCAGGGGCGTCTGGCACGAATTGACCGTGGAATGCAAAGGCAACCAAATCCGCTGCCTGCTCAACGGCAAGGAACTGATTCCGACGCTGACCGACAATTCGTTCAGCAGCGGCAAGGTCGGCTTCTGGACCAAGTCAGACTCCGTGTGTTATTTCACGGATACGAAGGTGACCTTCACACCGCGCGAGGTCTTTGCTCAGGTGCTGGTGCGCGAGACGTGCAAGAAATATCCCCGGCTGCTCGGGCTGGAGATTTACGCCCAGGCCGGCGCGCCAACCCAGTTGCGCCTCATTGCCAGCAAGAAGGAAAAGGAAGTTGGTCGACCGGGCGGGAAAACGGAACAGGACGTCATCGAGCGCGGGATCATTTACTATGGCAAGGAACAGGCCTCCTGTTCGGTCGTCATGCCATTGCGCGATCAGAACGGGGACGCCATGGCGGCGGCGCGCGTGACCATGAAGTCGTTTCCCGGTCAGACTGAGGAAAGTGCCATTATCCGGGCCGTGCCGATCATCAAGGAGATGCAGGCCAGACTTACTTCGGCCAAAGAATTAGCCGAATAA
- a CDS encoding HAD-IIIA family hydrolase, which produces MKLGVFIERDGVLNRVRVERQHQVTPLTLDDYHINVVARSLLEKLKAAGFVLIVTTNQPGLSRGYQSRRELDLMHERLRHTLPLDDILVCAHDETDRCPCRKPKPGLLIEAGFKWHLDLDRSLVISDKWQDAEAARTAGCTSFLIKSPWVGSGHHDFVLPDLTSVVDKILHLHTSKRALVG; this is translated from the coding sequence ATGAAGCTGGGTGTTTTCATAGAGCGGGACGGGGTTCTGAACCGAGTCCGTGTGGAACGCCAACATCAGGTCACGCCACTGACGTTGGACGACTATCACATCAATGTGGTCGCGCGCAGCTTGCTCGAAAAGTTGAAGGCGGCTGGCTTTGTTCTCATCGTGACGACCAACCAGCCTGGCCTCTCCCGCGGCTACCAATCCCGCCGCGAGTTGGACTTGATGCACGAACGTCTGCGTCACACTCTCCCGCTGGATGACATCCTGGTCTGCGCTCACGACGAAACCGACCGTTGTCCCTGTCGCAAACCCAAACCGGGGCTGCTCATCGAAGCCGGCTTCAAGTGGCATCTGGATCTGGATCGCTCGCTGGTCATCAGCGACAAGTGGCAGGACGCCGAAGCCGCCCGGACCGCAGGTTGCACCTCATTCCTGATCAAATCACCCTGGGTGGGATCTGGACACCACGATTTCGTGCTCCCCGATTTGACGAGCGTTGTGGACAAGATTCTCCATCTCCACACCAGCAAGCGCGCATTGGTCGGTTAG